A stretch of the Myxococcus guangdongensis genome encodes the following:
- a CDS encoding Ig-like domain-containing protein, whose product MRFSNAATLLATCTLLALTGCDNDDPTPAPPDGGTTTDAGPDAGDTTPPTVTGTTPTADAVDIAPGSALTVRFSEPVRQGSGTVRAADGDVSLSLETGHWEDQGRTLIAHPTQPLRAGAKVDVTVERFEDLAGNRQATAYSFSFQVGADVARPHVVSSNPTEGATGVLPVQTYKVGTNTSLRRLVAVTFNEKMDVAEGRVTLRDESTPANAPRLLTGTWSEDALTLTVSIPRPESDLPPLEEESRYSVDLTQLRNEAGHALDTAHASLGDGRLDFTTGKRDGVTEHACGHALLEAPVAVTAGASPTAMYPATDAPHEFYELTLPANGGAFLGYSEVVSDERDRPVILYLNQDVPIVVHDVTDAEVVIPSTVTPAPQVCLPAITHTLKFTAPAGDRFLRLTYGPTPLEKFTFVFERY is encoded by the coding sequence ATGCGCTTCTCCAACGCGGCCACGCTGCTGGCCACCTGCACCCTGCTGGCCCTGACGGGCTGCGACAACGACGACCCCACGCCCGCGCCTCCCGATGGAGGAACGACGACGGACGCGGGCCCCGACGCGGGAGACACCACGCCGCCCACGGTGACGGGCACCACGCCCACGGCCGACGCCGTGGATATCGCCCCGGGCAGCGCGCTCACGGTGCGCTTCAGCGAGCCCGTCCGACAGGGCTCGGGCACGGTGCGCGCCGCGGACGGCGACGTCTCCCTCTCGCTGGAGACGGGGCACTGGGAGGACCAGGGGCGCACGCTCATCGCGCATCCCACGCAGCCCCTGCGCGCCGGGGCGAAGGTGGACGTCACGGTGGAGCGGTTCGAGGACCTCGCGGGCAACCGCCAGGCGACGGCCTACAGCTTCTCGTTCCAGGTGGGTGCGGACGTCGCGCGGCCCCACGTCGTGTCCTCGAATCCGACGGAGGGCGCCACGGGGGTGCTGCCCGTGCAGACGTACAAGGTCGGCACGAACACGTCGCTGCGGCGTCTGGTCGCCGTCACGTTCAACGAGAAGATGGACGTCGCGGAGGGCCGGGTGACGCTGCGGGATGAGAGCACGCCCGCCAACGCTCCGCGCCTGCTGACGGGCACCTGGTCCGAGGACGCGCTGACGCTCACCGTCTCGATTCCCCGGCCAGAGTCAGACCTGCCGCCGCTCGAGGAGGAGAGCCGCTACTCGGTGGACCTCACGCAGCTGCGCAACGAGGCGGGCCATGCGTTGGACACGGCGCACGCGAGCCTCGGGGATGGACGGCTCGACTTCACCACGGGCAAGCGGGACGGCGTCACCGAGCACGCCTGTGGTCATGCGCTGCTGGAGGCCCCCGTCGCCGTCACGGCCGGTGCATCCCCCACGGCCATGTATCCCGCGACGGACGCGCCCCACGAGTTCTACGAGCTGACGCTCCCGGCGAACGGCGGCGCGTTCCTCGGCTACTCGGAGGTCGTCTCGGACGAGCGCGACCGGCCGGTCATCCTCTACCTGAACCAGGACGTGCCCATCGTCGTGCACGACGTGACGGACGCCGAGGTGGTGATTCCCTCCACCGTGACGCCCGCGCCGCAGGTCTGCCTGCCCGCCATCACCCACACGCTGAAGTTCACCGCGCCCGCCGGAGACCGCTTCCTGCGCCTCACCTACGGCCCGACTCCGCTGGAGAAGTTCACCTTCGTCTTCGAGCGGTACTGA
- the trxA gene encoding thioredoxin, translated as MATVEITKDNFKETVGKDGIVILDWWASWCGPCRLFAPTFETSSGKHPDIVFGKIDTEAQPELSGAFEIRSIPTLMVFRDGILLFEQAGALPAAALEDLVRQVRDLDMAQVKKEIEERRGKEAPKV; from the coding sequence ATGGCGACGGTGGAAATCACCAAGGACAACTTCAAGGAAACCGTCGGCAAGGACGGCATCGTCATCCTGGACTGGTGGGCGTCGTGGTGCGGCCCGTGCCGCCTCTTCGCGCCCACCTTCGAGACTTCGTCCGGCAAGCACCCGGACATCGTCTTCGGGAAGATAGATACCGAGGCGCAGCCGGAGCTCTCCGGGGCTTTTGAGATCCGCTCCATTCCCACGCTCATGGTGTTCCGTGACGGCATCCTCCTGTTCGAGCAGGCGGGGGCGCTGCCGGCCGCCGCGCTGGAGGACCTGGTCCGTCAGGTGCGGGACCTGGACATGGCGCAGGTGAAGAAGGAAATCGAGGAGCGCCGGGGCAAGGAAGCGCCCAAGGTCTGA
- a CDS encoding outer membrane protein, producing MKAKILAGAIGALMYGTSALASDGDCPPPQASTERQGQGVLLAQSQDTSSGNSDVLQEEDIIIDTEPVPDSMGTDDSAGIGGSGTSGQDDSSSGSSQAVPPAQGELRMNMPLRCEPVDSQQQGTGGSGFDSQQQGIQSVPAPAAPPPAAPPPAAPQPRPEAGAPVDSKSESYPAPQQDAFGGSGIAAPPPADYRPSAEAAEPIEPLEVKKKDKNDMKGLSLLLNGGVEGYTGALAPQLNPGPTAGVTAAIRPSRVFGIELGYTGALNNIDSKRGEVDTDGPDLIRNGGQAVATLGLFPTAWQPYVLGGIGISDYNFRGGQSLGYKDDTVGNVPAGVGLRGHVGHFTVDARANYNFLFDKDFAPGIDSGGGDFDGGGSYQGTVSVGGTF from the coding sequence ATGAAAGCGAAGATTCTGGCAGGCGCCATCGGGGCGCTCATGTACGGCACCTCGGCCTTGGCTTCGGATGGCGATTGCCCGCCGCCCCAGGCGAGCACGGAGCGCCAGGGGCAAGGCGTGTTGTTGGCCCAGTCGCAGGACACCTCTTCGGGCAACTCGGACGTGCTCCAGGAGGAGGACATCATCATCGACACCGAGCCGGTGCCCGACTCCATGGGCACGGACGACAGCGCGGGCATCGGTGGCAGCGGAACGAGCGGACAGGATGACTCCTCGAGCGGGAGCAGCCAGGCCGTGCCGCCCGCACAGGGCGAGCTGCGCATGAACATGCCGCTGCGGTGTGAGCCCGTGGACTCGCAGCAGCAGGGCACGGGTGGCAGCGGCTTCGACAGCCAGCAGCAGGGCATCCAGAGCGTCCCAGCTCCGGCGGCCCCTCCTCCCGCGGCCCCCCCGCCGGCCGCGCCACAGCCTCGTCCCGAGGCGGGGGCTCCGGTGGACTCGAAGTCGGAGTCCTATCCGGCGCCACAGCAGGACGCCTTCGGTGGGAGCGGCATCGCGGCGCCTCCTCCGGCGGACTACCGGCCCTCGGCCGAGGCGGCCGAGCCGATTGAGCCGCTCGAGGTGAAGAAGAAGGACAAGAACGACATGAAAGGGCTGAGCCTGCTGCTCAACGGCGGTGTGGAGGGTTACACCGGCGCGCTGGCTCCGCAGCTCAACCCCGGCCCCACCGCGGGCGTGACGGCGGCCATCCGGCCCTCGAGGGTGTTCGGCATCGAGCTGGGCTACACCGGCGCGCTCAACAACATCGACTCGAAGCGCGGCGAGGTGGACACGGACGGTCCGGACCTGATTCGCAACGGCGGTCAGGCGGTGGCGACGCTCGGCCTGTTCCCCACCGCGTGGCAGCCGTACGTGCTGGGTGGCATCGGCATCAGCGACTACAACTTCCGAGGCGGCCAGTCGCTGGGCTACAAGGACGACACCGTGGGCAACGTGCCGGCGGGCGTGGGTCTGCGAGGCCACGTGGGCCACTTCACCGTGGACGCGCGCGCCAACTACAACTTCCTCTTCGACAAGGACTTCGCTCCGGGCATCGACTCCGGCGGCGGTGACTTCGACGGGGGCGGCAGCTACCAGGGCACCGTCAGCGTGGGCGGCACCTTCTGA
- a CDS encoding DUF2378 family protein: protein MDSPAHLQARMALCRPEHLVLDLFVHCLRESIARRMGQSLAIAAGAPVIPAVPARGAPTHRAASDYLALLHEGALSVGQKLGEDYAAAVEQLSFTAASHVFSAPVGEMVMAITGEDPHRGLSVGSGLAGATSTFGEREYERVSDTTARLSFKDEFFGPAWCSGLVRSGLLQTNPERRFRVELESGEPPYKDFSLLIHW from the coding sequence ATGGACTCTCCTGCGCACCTGCAAGCCCGCATGGCTCTCTGCCGTCCCGAACACCTGGTGCTCGACCTGTTCGTCCACTGCCTCAGGGAGAGCATCGCCAGGAGGATGGGCCAGTCACTCGCCATCGCCGCCGGAGCCCCCGTCATCCCCGCCGTCCCCGCGCGCGGCGCGCCCACGCACCGGGCCGCCAGCGACTACCTGGCGCTGCTGCACGAGGGCGCCCTGTCCGTGGGCCAGAAGCTGGGCGAGGACTACGCGGCCGCCGTGGAGCAGCTGTCCTTCACCGCCGCCTCCCACGTCTTCTCCGCCCCCGTGGGCGAGATGGTCATGGCCATCACCGGCGAGGACCCGCACCGCGGCCTGTCCGTGGGCTCGGGCCTGGCGGGCGCCACCAGCACCTTCGGCGAGCGCGAGTACGAGCGCGTCTCCGACACCACCGCGCGCCTGAGCTTCAAGGACGAGTTCTTCGGCCCCGCATGGTGCAGCGGCCTGGTGCGCAGCGGCCTCTTGCAGACCAACCCCGAGCGCCGCTTCCGCGTCGAGCTGGAGTCGGGCGAGCCGCCCTACAAGGACTTCTCCCTGCTCATCCACTGGTGA
- a CDS encoding sterol desaturase family protein: MSINVYAIATPFVIALALGEFIYCVAKRNGYYSFQDSIASVGTAVLNQCVNVAVALMVLPLFTLLGELSLWRIDSASPWALVGLFLGVDFLFYWFHRFGHRTNIGWAAHSPHHSTEELNYAVALRASVTQRLFSFLFYWPLVIVGFSPQAVLAMVAFHLVLQFIPHTRVIPKMPRWIESWLNTPSHHRVHHARNDLYIDKNYAGFLIIWDKMFGTYQEETEECSYGVTTPPNTWDPTVINFQFWAKLCSDAVKTRSWWDRLRLWVMPTGWRPSDLPARVETKWNQTGVEVKFQSTELPNIRGYLVFQMIASMPFMLLVSHHASPLVGWQKLMLSVFFWGMATAWGGMMESKRWGLPLEMARVFAMGGAVTLWLVQANTPLSWRALTVGWLAVTLVWLSISRATSRSASPVPGGASTS, encoded by the coding sequence ATGTCCATCAACGTCTACGCCATCGCCACGCCCTTCGTCATCGCGCTGGCGCTGGGCGAGTTCATCTATTGCGTGGCGAAGCGCAACGGCTACTACAGCTTCCAGGACTCCATCGCGAGCGTGGGCACCGCCGTCCTCAACCAGTGCGTCAACGTGGCCGTGGCGCTGATGGTGCTGCCCTTGTTCACCCTGCTGGGTGAGCTGTCCCTCTGGCGCATCGACAGCGCGTCGCCGTGGGCGCTCGTCGGACTCTTCCTGGGCGTCGACTTCCTCTTCTACTGGTTCCACCGCTTCGGACACCGCACCAACATCGGCTGGGCCGCGCACTCGCCGCACCACTCCACCGAGGAGCTCAACTACGCGGTGGCCCTGCGCGCCAGCGTCACCCAGCGGCTGTTCTCGTTCCTGTTCTACTGGCCGCTCGTCATCGTCGGCTTCTCGCCGCAGGCCGTGCTCGCCATGGTGGCCTTCCACCTGGTGCTCCAGTTCATCCCCCACACCCGCGTCATCCCCAAGATGCCCCGGTGGATTGAATCCTGGCTCAACACGCCCTCGCACCACCGCGTGCACCACGCGCGCAATGACCTCTACATCGACAAGAACTACGCGGGCTTCCTCATCATCTGGGACAAGATGTTCGGCACGTACCAGGAGGAGACGGAGGAGTGCTCCTACGGCGTCACCACGCCGCCCAACACGTGGGACCCCACCGTCATCAACTTCCAGTTCTGGGCGAAGCTCTGCAGCGACGCGGTGAAGACGCGCAGCTGGTGGGACCGTCTCCGCCTCTGGGTCATGCCCACCGGCTGGCGTCCCTCGGACCTGCCGGCCCGCGTGGAGACGAAGTGGAACCAGACGGGCGTGGAGGTGAAGTTCCAGTCCACCGAGCTGCCGAACATCCGCGGCTACCTCGTCTTCCAGATGATTGCGTCGATGCCCTTCATGCTGCTGGTCAGCCACCACGCCTCGCCGCTCGTGGGCTGGCAGAAGTTGATGCTGAGCGTCTTCTTCTGGGGCATGGCCACCGCGTGGGGCGGGATGATGGAGTCCAAGCGCTGGGGCCTGCCGCTGGAGATGGCGCGGGTGTTCGCCATGGGTGGCGCCGTGACGCTGTGGCTCGTCCAGGCGAACACGCCCCTGTCGTGGCGGGCGCTCACCGTGGGCTGGCTCGCCGTGACGCTCGTGTGGCTGAGCATCTCGCGCGCGACCAGCCGGAGCGCCTCGCCCGTGCCCGGTGGCGCGAGCACCTCATGA
- a CDS encoding TonB family protein — MPVDAPVLERPATVVLRLTIDEAGEVSRAEVQSSAGPVFDRAAMEAAVRWRFQPARRGEAPLEVRVDVPVHFVPESAGGVSTHHHGEAMAATAVPARGGESTGDWSTAVASATGPSDGPESRSSRGASARSAATDAESPSDAPGSGAESRSSRGASSQGVAAGRASPGEETGLASSTQAGSASTPGDAEGSTSSVEQGATKESKSSERVLSTTVRDVAAAPPPVAVGDFHIEVGQLADVPRNSASDLMLLAPGVMLANHGGEGHAETVFIRGFDAGEGKDVEMRLNGVPLNEVSHSHGHGYADTYFIIPELVHALRVTEGPYDASQGDFGVAGTVEYQLGLARRGLTTSVSYGSFASRRLALVWGPPESSEATFVGLLLRQGNGFGPNRTYANASAMAQVELLLGDDTRLRLLGTSYGARFSSAGVVRETDVVDSRLPCAPDADSQFFCFYDENQGGASQRHIVSAELQSRLKRGGRLVQQGYVVLRQTRIRDNFTGFVQDTPPVGQSQRGDTAEGFYRGNTLGLRGRYIPGLTLLGEARPLELGYVARYDDVRTRSRRLRDSGGAPYATLYDNQVRTTNLGGYASLRVSPRPWLTLRAGLRLDTFLFGVEDLNRPAVDRDGPRLTDESVDAYGFFASPRASAEVKLSPRLTWMTSAGLGARSSDAAALSDAELAPYARVASGETGLGWRLEGEGSPYTLEARGAVFATRVSQDFVFDERLGRNQPIGASQRLGAFATGRFVWSEWMDVQASIAWARATLPAPGASAWKLWDGAVMPYIPSLLGRLDASVRGDVTLAGERVGWNVALGHSAVGPRPLPLDRYSEPVFLFDVATRARWSWVEFGVSVENALDTRWRETELNYVSNFRGADAPASLLATRHFTAGPPRTFRGTLTLYLDFEEDSP, encoded by the coding sequence ATGCCCGTGGATGCGCCGGTGTTGGAGCGGCCGGCGACGGTGGTGTTGCGGTTGACCATCGACGAGGCGGGCGAGGTGTCGCGCGCGGAGGTGCAGTCGTCCGCGGGGCCGGTGTTCGACCGGGCGGCGATGGAGGCGGCGGTGCGCTGGCGCTTCCAGCCGGCGCGGCGGGGCGAGGCGCCGCTCGAGGTGCGGGTGGATGTGCCGGTGCACTTCGTCCCGGAGTCAGCGGGCGGTGTGAGCACGCACCATCATGGCGAGGCGATGGCCGCCACGGCGGTGCCGGCGCGAGGCGGTGAGTCGACGGGCGACTGGTCCACGGCGGTTGCTTCGGCGACTGGCCCGAGCGATGGGCCGGAGTCCCGCTCGTCGCGGGGAGCTTCGGCGCGAAGCGCGGCGACTGACGCTGAATCGCCCAGTGATGCGCCCGGCTCCGGGGCGGAGTCACGTTCGTCGCGGGGGGCTTCGTCTCAAGGCGTGGCGGCTGGCCGAGCGTCGCCAGGCGAGGAGACGGGCCTCGCGTCATCGACGCAGGCTGGCTCTGCTTCGACCCCGGGTGACGCGGAGGGTTCGACTTCGTCCGTGGAGCAGGGCGCCACGAAGGAGTCGAAGTCCTCCGAGCGGGTCCTCTCCACCACCGTCCGCGATGTCGCCGCGGCGCCGCCGCCGGTCGCGGTGGGCGACTTCCACATCGAGGTGGGGCAGCTCGCGGACGTGCCGCGCAACTCGGCCTCGGACCTGATGCTGCTCGCGCCCGGCGTGATGCTCGCGAACCACGGTGGTGAGGGACACGCGGAGACGGTGTTCATCCGGGGCTTCGACGCCGGCGAGGGCAAGGACGTGGAGATGCGCCTCAACGGCGTGCCCCTCAACGAGGTCTCCCACTCGCACGGCCACGGCTACGCGGACACGTACTTCATCATCCCGGAGTTGGTGCACGCGCTGCGCGTCACCGAGGGACCTTACGACGCCTCTCAAGGCGACTTCGGCGTGGCGGGCACGGTGGAGTACCAGCTCGGGCTGGCGCGCCGGGGGCTCACCACGTCGGTCAGCTACGGCAGCTTCGCCTCGCGTCGGCTCGCGCTGGTGTGGGGCCCTCCGGAGTCCAGTGAGGCCACCTTCGTGGGGCTGCTGCTGCGACAGGGTAACGGCTTCGGACCCAACCGCACGTACGCCAACGCGAGCGCCATGGCGCAGGTGGAGCTGCTGCTCGGTGATGACACCCGGCTGCGGTTGCTCGGGACGAGCTACGGCGCGCGCTTCTCCTCGGCGGGCGTGGTGCGCGAGACGGACGTGGTGGACTCGCGGTTGCCCTGTGCGCCGGACGCGGACTCGCAGTTCTTCTGCTTCTACGACGAGAACCAGGGCGGCGCGAGCCAGCGCCACATCGTCTCCGCCGAGCTCCAGTCGCGACTGAAGCGCGGTGGGCGGCTGGTGCAGCAGGGGTACGTGGTGCTTCGCCAGACGCGCATCCGCGACAACTTCACCGGCTTCGTCCAGGACACTCCGCCCGTCGGTCAGTCCCAGCGTGGCGACACGGCGGAGGGGTTCTACCGGGGCAATACCCTGGGCCTGCGTGGTCGATACATCCCGGGTCTCACGCTGCTGGGTGAAGCGCGTCCGTTGGAGCTGGGCTACGTGGCCCGTTACGACGACGTGCGCACGCGCTCGCGGCGACTGCGGGACAGCGGCGGCGCGCCCTACGCCACGCTCTACGACAACCAGGTGCGCACCACGAACCTGGGGGGCTACGCGTCCCTGCGCGTCTCGCCCCGTCCCTGGCTCACGCTGCGGGCGGGCCTGCGACTGGACACGTTCCTGTTCGGCGTGGAGGACTTGAACCGTCCCGCGGTGGACCGGGACGGGCCTCGGCTCACGGACGAGTCCGTGGATGCCTATGGCTTCTTCGCCAGCCCCCGGGCCAGCGCGGAGGTGAAGCTGTCCCCCCGGCTCACGTGGATGACGAGCGCGGGGCTCGGCGCGCGCTCCAGTGACGCGGCCGCGCTGTCGGATGCGGAGCTGGCGCCGTATGCGCGGGTGGCCTCGGGAGAGACGGGGCTCGGCTGGCGACTGGAGGGCGAGGGGAGCCCGTACACACTGGAGGCACGTGGCGCTGTCTTCGCGACCCGCGTGTCGCAGGACTTCGTCTTCGACGAGCGCCTGGGCCGCAACCAGCCCATCGGCGCGTCGCAGCGCCTGGGCGCCTTCGCCACGGGGCGCTTCGTGTGGAGCGAGTGGATGGACGTCCAGGCCTCCATCGCCTGGGCGCGCGCCACGCTGCCCGCGCCCGGTGCGTCCGCGTGGAAGCTGTGGGATGGCGCGGTGATGCCGTACATCCCGTCGCTGCTGGGTCGACTGGATGCGTCGGTGCGTGGCGATGTCACGCTCGCGGGTGAGCGTGTGGGGTGGAACGTGGCGCTGGGGCACAGCGCGGTGGGGCCTCGGCCGCTCCCGCTCGACCGCTACAGCGAACCCGTCTTCCTGTTCGATGTGGCCACGCGCGCGCGCTGGAGCTGGGTGGAGTTCGGCGTGTCCGTGGAGAACGCGCTCGACACGCGCTGGCGTGAGACGGAGCTCAATTACGTCTCCAACTTCCGAGGGGCGGATGCGCCCGCTTCGCTGCTCGCGACGCGGCACTTCACCGCGGGGCCCCCGCGCACCTTCCGGGGGACTCTCACGCTGTATCTGGACTTCGAGGAGGACTCTCCATGA
- a CDS encoding Crp/Fnr family transcriptional regulator — translation MRFPTLYEQLAPLGPIPPSEWERAESFAREQAVERKAHFLRPGDAADRFAVVLQGVFRLVRVSARGGESVKAFRAEGELLGAYAEMLQRQPSMTSIEALEPARVLVFRTQDFQALEEGHTCWVRVARRVAERHFLLKERREQEFLELSAEERLDTFWAEHPHLRGRVPQRDVAAYLGITEVALSRIMSRRRKRAE, via the coding sequence GTGAGATTCCCGACGCTCTACGAGCAGCTCGCCCCGCTCGGCCCCATTCCCCCGAGTGAATGGGAGCGCGCCGAGTCGTTCGCGAGGGAGCAGGCGGTGGAGCGCAAGGCCCACTTCCTGCGTCCCGGAGACGCGGCGGACCGCTTCGCCGTGGTGCTCCAGGGCGTGTTCCGGCTGGTGCGCGTCTCCGCCCGAGGCGGCGAGTCGGTGAAGGCGTTCCGCGCCGAGGGTGAACTGCTGGGGGCCTACGCGGAGATGCTCCAGCGTCAGCCCTCGATGACGTCCATCGAGGCGCTGGAGCCCGCACGGGTGCTGGTGTTCCGCACCCAGGACTTCCAGGCGCTGGAGGAGGGCCACACGTGCTGGGTGCGCGTGGCGCGCCGCGTCGCCGAGCGGCACTTCCTCTTGAAGGAGCGCCGCGAGCAGGAGTTCCTGGAGCTGTCCGCGGAGGAGCGGCTGGACACCTTCTGGGCGGAGCACCCGCACCTGCGCGGGCGCGTGCCGCAGCGCGACGTGGCGGCCTACCTGGGCATCACCGAGGTGGCCCTGAGCCGCATCATGTCGAGACGGCGCAAGCGCGCCGAGTGA
- the nadE gene encoding NAD(+) synthase produces MRLVKVGIASVNTVVGAFVRNTDRALTLAKRMAEDGVTVGVFQEQLIAGYPAEDMVQWQGFIDRQWPELERFANQTASLPTVFLVGVGVALQGQRLNCAAVVAGGRVLGLVPKEKLPTYSVFYEARTFGRGQPGMAEVYRGVPLGDYLFQFDFGLIAPEVCEDIWSADGPMRRRTYSGAELVINLSASPFRLGFVETRRELIATRAADHQCTIAYCNAVGSNDGLIFDGGGFLNQNGRHVMETPRFQEGYAAAVVDLDRTLRLRGEATTWRVDRETWLSSGGGRVPVLDCTQAVATRREALTYPVPPQRSFFLPGPDKRRPAREALCEDILDALALGVGDYFEKTRAFKVLGIALSGGRDSLLTLLIAHRYAKRARPDNPGSLIQAFYMPSRFSSDSTREAAETIARELGVAFQVVSIDEAFERERAVAETMLGGAPVTAITEQNIQARLRAQRMWNWSNSCGGLFLQTGNMSEKSVGYTTIGGDLMGALAVISNVPKTVVMYLLDYLQETTGHEGIRKVLAKPAGPELAHNQVGEEELMPFPILDACFYLFAAEKLTPAEMLQALTAMFPEVDAARLSGHVDKFVRLFNQSIYKWVQSPLSLHIGNLDLDRERALQLPVVTGSEWLRAK; encoded by the coding sequence ATGCGGCTCGTGAAAGTCGGCATCGCCAGCGTCAACACCGTCGTCGGAGCCTTCGTCCGCAACACGGACCGGGCGCTGACCCTGGCGAAGCGGATGGCCGAGGACGGCGTCACCGTGGGCGTCTTCCAGGAGCAGCTCATCGCCGGCTACCCCGCCGAGGACATGGTGCAGTGGCAGGGCTTCATCGACCGGCAGTGGCCGGAGCTGGAGCGCTTCGCGAACCAGACGGCGTCGCTGCCCACGGTGTTCCTGGTGGGCGTGGGCGTGGCGCTGCAGGGCCAGCGGCTCAACTGCGCCGCGGTGGTGGCGGGAGGGCGCGTGCTGGGCCTGGTGCCCAAGGAGAAGCTGCCCACCTACAGCGTCTTCTATGAAGCGCGCACGTTCGGCCGCGGCCAGCCGGGCATGGCGGAGGTGTACCGGGGCGTGCCCCTGGGCGACTACCTGTTCCAGTTCGACTTCGGCCTCATCGCGCCGGAGGTCTGCGAGGACATCTGGAGCGCGGACGGCCCCATGCGCCGGCGCACGTACTCCGGCGCGGAGCTGGTCATCAACCTGTCCGCGTCCCCGTTCCGGCTGGGCTTCGTGGAGACGCGCCGCGAGCTCATCGCCACGCGCGCCGCCGACCACCAGTGCACCATCGCCTACTGCAACGCGGTGGGCAGCAACGACGGCCTCATCTTCGACGGCGGCGGCTTCCTCAACCAGAACGGCCGCCACGTCATGGAGACGCCCCGCTTCCAGGAGGGCTACGCAGCGGCCGTCGTGGACCTGGACCGCACCCTGCGCCTGAGGGGCGAGGCCACCACCTGGCGCGTGGACCGCGAGACGTGGCTGTCCTCGGGCGGCGGGCGCGTGCCGGTGCTCGACTGCACCCAGGCGGTGGCCACCCGGCGCGAGGCGCTCACGTACCCGGTGCCGCCGCAGCGCAGCTTCTTCCTGCCCGGCCCCGACAAGCGCCGCCCCGCGCGCGAGGCGCTGTGCGAGGACATCCTGGACGCGCTCGCGCTGGGCGTGGGCGACTACTTCGAGAAGACGCGCGCCTTCAAGGTGCTGGGCATCGCGCTGTCGGGCGGACGCGACTCGCTGCTCACGCTGCTCATCGCCCACCGCTACGCGAAGCGCGCGCGGCCGGACAACCCCGGCTCGCTCATCCAGGCGTTCTACATGCCCAGCCGCTTCTCCAGCGACTCCACGCGCGAGGCGGCGGAGACGATCGCGCGCGAGCTGGGCGTGGCCTTCCAGGTCGTCTCCATCGACGAGGCCTTCGAGCGCGAGCGCGCCGTGGCGGAGACGATGCTGGGCGGCGCCCCCGTCACCGCCATCACCGAGCAGAACATCCAGGCCCGCCTGCGCGCCCAGCGCATGTGGAACTGGAGCAACTCCTGCGGCGGCCTGTTCCTGCAGACGGGCAACATGAGCGAGAAGTCCGTGGGCTACACCACCATCGGCGGAGACCTGATGGGCGCGCTCGCCGTCATCTCCAACGTGCCCAAGACGGTGGTGATGTACCTGTTGGACTACCTCCAGGAGACCACGGGCCACGAGGGCATCCGCAAGGTGCTCGCCAAGCCCGCGGGGCCAGAGCTGGCGCACAATCAGGTGGGCGAGGAGGAGCTGATGCCCTTCCCCATCCTGGACGCGTGCTTCTACCTGTTCGCCGCGGAGAAGCTCACGCCCGCGGAGATGCTCCAGGCGCTCACGGCCATGTTCCCGGAGGTGGACGCGGCACGGCTGTCGGGCCACGTGGACAAGTTCGTGCGGCTCTTCAACCAGTCCATCTACAAGTGGGTCCAGTCCCCGCTGTCGCTGCACATCGGCAACCTGGACTTGGACCGCGAGCGCGCGCTGCAGCTCCCCGTCGTCACCGGCTCCGAGTGGCTGCGCGCGAAGTGA
- a CDS encoding FKBP-type peptidyl-prolyl cis-trans isomerase: protein MSLKVEDSKVGTGAEATAGKSVTVHYVGTLTDGKKFDSSRDRGQGFTFRLGAGQVIQGWDQGVAGMKVGGVRKLTIPPELGYGARGAGGVIPPNATLVFEVELLDVR, encoded by the coding sequence ATGAGCCTGAAGGTCGAAGATTCGAAGGTGGGCACCGGAGCGGAGGCCACCGCCGGCAAGTCGGTCACCGTGCACTACGTGGGGACGCTGACGGACGGCAAGAAGTTCGACAGCAGCCGGGACCGGGGCCAGGGCTTCACGTTCCGTCTCGGTGCGGGTCAGGTCATCCAGGGTTGGGACCAGGGCGTGGCGGGCATGAAGGTGGGCGGCGTGCGCAAGCTCACCATCCCCCCGGAGCTCGGCTACGGCGCGCGCGGCGCGGGCGGCGTCATCCCGCCCAACGCCACCCTGGTGTTCGAGGTGGAGCTGTTGGACGTCCGCTGA